In Paramormyrops kingsleyae isolate MSU_618 chromosome 5, PKINGS_0.4, whole genome shotgun sequence, one DNA window encodes the following:
- the nfam1 gene encoding NFAT activation molecule 1 → MDQRLAVLMCGLMCFGIEAQDAPKIEPCFDPITVALRRDVLRFHFTIFVPKNQSLELFQCSHTKSGKKILKHRSEILTDADKFVNIVILPINNSSDSGEYFCSYKNTYVYWMVLVRDEGYREPDPDNSVFICIGSLAAGLFLFSVIGSTVLCKDYRCCPKDSENNEEGMEGNRKVKDESIEDSANDGSVYTGLQPSTSSIYNVIGSVSPAKETKQKKEAQSATKETSKMQKTQKEEDIIESVYENY, encoded by the exons ATGGACCAAAGACTCGCTGTGTTGATGTGTGGACTGATGTGCTTTGGAATAGAGGCTCAAG ATGCGCCAAAAATTGAGCCTTGTTTTGATCCAATTACAGTGGCTTTACGGAGGGACGTCCTGAGGTTTCATTTCACCATATTTGTCCCGAAGAACCAAAGTTTGGAATTGTTTCAATGCAGTCATACTAAGAGTGGCAAGAAGATACTCAAGCACAGATCAGAAATCCTCACCGATGCAGACAAATTCGTTAACATTGTGATATTACCCATCAACAACAGTTCCGATTCAGGAGAATACTTCTGCTCTTACAAAAACACATATGTGTATTGGATGGTTCTGGTGAGAG ATGAAGGGTATCGGGAACCAGATCCGGATAATTCCGTGTTCATTTGCATTGGAAGTCTCGCTGCAGGACTTTTTCTGTTCAGCGTCATTGGTTCGACAGTCCTCTGTAAGGATTATAGG TGTTGTCCAAAGGATTCTGAGAATAATGAAGAGGGAATGGAAGGAAACAGAAAAGTAAAGGATGAAAGTATTGAGGACTCTGCAAATGATGGATCTGTATATACG GGTCTTCAGCCCTCCACATCCTCAATTTACAACGTCATCGGTTCAGTCTCCCCGGCTAAGGAGACGAAACAGAAAAAGGAGGCGCAGAGTGCAACCAAAGAGACAAGCAAG ATGCAGAAAACACAAAAGGAAGAAGATATCATTGAATCTGTCTATGAAAATTATTAA